In a genomic window of Gossypium arboreum isolate Shixiya-1 chromosome 9, ASM2569848v2, whole genome shotgun sequence:
- the LOC108455610 gene encoding uncharacterized protein LOC108455610: MAPYDALYGRKCRTSLCWAKLSERRVLGPELVSETEDKVRLIRDRLKAVSDRQKFYAYLKRLEIEYSMGDFIRLSVRATSELDCIHDVFHISILRHYYSDPTHIVPVEKIKVRPDLTFEEESVQILEQDVKVLRRKSIPLVKVLWQNHSLRRSRESLRMRCGSSILVFSDQVRRQRGEGSWRVRRLLVVSTWRH; encoded by the exons atggcaccttacgatgcactgtatggtcgtaagtgtcgcacttcTTTATGTTGGGCTAAGTTGAGTGAGCGACgtgttttgggtcctgagttggtttccgAGACGGAAGATAAGGTTCGACTGATTAGGGATCGGCTGAAGGCAGTTTCTGACAGGCAGAAGTTTTATGCTTATCTGAAGAGACttgagattgagtattctatgggggaCTTCAT TCgcttatcagttagagctacctcgGAATTGGATtgcattcatgatgtgttccacatctCAATATTGAGGCACTACTACTCTGATCCCACACATATTGTTCCGGTTGAGAAGATTAAGGTTAGGCCAGACTTGACATTCGAGGAGGAGTCGGTTCAAATTCTAGAGCAGGACGTAAAGGTTCTGAGAAGGAAGTCTATTCCACTAGTTAAGGTTCTGTGGCAAAATCATAGTCTAAGGAGGTCACGTGAGAGCCTGAGGATGCGATGCGGCAGTAGTATCCTTGtcttttctgatcag GTACGGAGGCAACGTGGTGAGGGTAGCTGGCGCGTACGGAGGCTGCTGGTGGTGTCGACGTGGAGGCACTAG